AGGATTGTGGTTTCTCATCTAAAAGCCCTTCACTCCTACCAGTGCACCGAGATCAGCCAAATCTTTGGCCCCCTCCCCATTGATCCTCAGCAAATGATCATTGAGATTAGCCAAAGCCAATCGGCATTGACCGAGATGTATGACGAAACCCTCAAATCCTACGGAAAGCTTTTGGCTTCAATTGCCCTTGACGAGCTCTCATCGAAGGATGCGCCAGATCCCGAGTACGAACTCTGCCATCGAAAGCGAATGTACCTAAAAGTCCACCTCATCAAAAAGGTTGGCGAGTTCCGCCGCCGAGGACCTTCTTTGTCTTTGTTAGATCGAGATGACCTCTATGCCGGAATCGAATCGATGAGGTCCGACCTTTTGACCCTTCAACCCGTATGCGATGTCAACAATCGGGATCAAGACCTACTCGACCTTTTGGATTACGTCGAAGAGCGCCTCTACGATGAGACCAAGCCCGATGGAGGTCCCAACCATGAGATTCACTGAATCAATTCTGCAGGCACTCAAGCAAGGCCTGCGCTTGGTGCTTTGCCTGCAGCTGGCATTGACCATCCCTTTGGCCCGAGCCGAAGAACCTCTGGAGCTGCTCTACACCCGAGCTATCGGCAGTGATCTCACTCAGTTTTTAGCGGGCCTTGATGTTGGTAGTCGGTTTTTTCACGATCAAGATGGTATGGTTTACGAGGCGACTCTTATTAGTAAATCCATCCTCCCGGATGGCACTCCCTATTTTGATGTGAGCCTATCGAACCCCGGCCAGGCCGAGCTCTCAGCGTCTGGTAATGGTTCAGGCACAGGGCCCATGCCCGATGGGAACGGTTTAGGCACGGGATCTATGCCCGAAGGTGGTACAAGTAACAACGGATCAGGGGGATTTGGCGGCGATCTCATCAACGCCGGCATTGCCTCAGGTGCTGCCATCGGCGGCATTCTTATCACCGAGTTCTCAGGACTCGCTGATGCCCAGGCCGAATACGAAAGGAACATGGGCGAACTGCGCGGACGAATCAACGAGCACCGCGAAGCTATTCAGAATCTGATTGGTCAGATCAGCGAAGACCAGCTCCGAGCAGGAGTCGCCCTCACCCGCACCCAAGAGGTTCTTAAAGAAGTCGACCCACAGGCCTTGGCCGAAAGAGTGAGGGCCGCTCTTATAGCTCGCCACCAAGGCTGGCAAAGCTCTCCATATACACTTAGGTCTTTTGAATTCACCTCTCATGATCCTGAGTTTTTAGGGCGCGCCCTCCCTCTGCGTGATCAATTGAGCGAGGCTAACATTCACGCCCCAGGCCAAGCACTCGCCTACAATGTGGGCCAGGCTTCGCTCAGGGCAGCTGATCAAGCCTCAGTCCAAGGCGAAAAACACCTCACCCAAGAGCTTCTTGACCTAGCCACAGTGGCTGCCGATGTCCTGGTCGGTTGGGACCCCTTTACGGGTTACGCCCGAAGTTTTACCGAGTTCTTCAGTGGCCGCAACATCATCACCGGAGAAGAGCTAAACAGTATCGACCGAACTCTCGCTGGCTTCACCTTGATGACCGGTGTACCCAATAAACCTCTAAGACTGACCTTCAGAGCCTTGTCAAAGGCCACTCAGCATTTGCCTGTCATCTCCACACGCCTTGCCGCCACTCTCAATCGCATGAAGTGGGCTCTTGGTAAAAAAGAGTCACTGCCATTTGCCCCAGGAGCCATCCAGCACATCTGGAAGGGCGAATTTTCCCTCACCCGCACCTCGCTTAAAATTCGCGGAGGCATGCACACCCATCACGGGCTCAAACATTTCCTGGCCGAAAACGAGCGTCTTGGGTTAAAGTATATTTTTAGGGACGTCACCAAGTTCCCAACCATCAACCAGGAAGCCGGCGTGATCTTAAGACAAACTCTCCCCAATGGTGTGACCAGACTACAGTTTCCTCGGGAGGCGTTTAGCCGGCAGGGTTGGAAAACCATTCGCCTCCCAGATTCCCCAACTCTACATCACGGGATCAAATCTGTTTTCCCTCTAGGTTTTGATCTTTCGGATTTGTCCAAGTTGGCGAATCTAACGAAGCCGATTCCAAATATTGGCAACGGCCACATATCATACGTTGGTGGAATCAGAGTCAAAATATCGACCAATAAACTTGGACATATAAGTACCGCTTACCCAGAGTAGGCGCTGGAGTTTTAAATGAGCTTGAGTTTAGCGATAGATTGGTTTGAAAGGGTTTGGGCCGAATTCAAGGCTAGTGAAGATCAAAATGAAGATGGTATTCCCTATACTATTGATAAGGAATTGGAGGAAACACCGCTTTTGGTGAATAGGATAATTGACGAGTTTGTTCGCGAAGAGGACCACCATTTCAAACGCATCCTCGCCTCCCTCATCGTCTACCACACCCCCTACACCCCCGCCATTGAATGGCTCAGGGACAACTCGGATTGGACCAAAGAGGATTTCGCTGAGTTCGGCATTAATATCGACGACTACAAGGATTAGTAAGCAGCTAACCCTTCACCAGCTGCCTGTTTTTTCACTGAAAACTCGTCTACTTGCACCGCCCATCCACAGCCTAGTTGACATTTTGTATATACAGTATATACTGTGTAGATGACGACGGTGTTGAGCACAAGGCATCTAAAGTTCAAGATCAACGAGAATGACCACAATCCGCCCCATGTTCACATCGAAGGCGGGGGTGCTTCAGTGCGGATCAACCTCAACACTCTCGAAGTAATGGACAGTGAGACTGGATTTTCAAAGAGTACTCTGAAGAAGATCATTGCGGCCGTCACTGACCTTCAAGACTACCTACTTGATGAATGGAGAGAGCGCCATGACTAAGAAAATTAAGACTGGAACTGTTGAAATTCCTGATGCGGAGTTCGATGAAAGCAACATGACCGCCCATATTTCCATCCGGCTTCCTCTCTCCTTGGTGAAGGACCTCAAAAGACTCAGTCTAACCGACGAATACCAAGGCAAATACCAGGTATTAATGAGAGAAATCCTGACCCAATGGACTGAGTCTCAAAAGGCTCCTAAGAAAAAGTCCATCAAAAGGAAAACTAGGGTGTCCTAAAAGACCCTACTTGCAGTCGTAAAGCCGCTTCATTTTGCAGAGAACTTTCACACGGTTTGACACCCGCTGGAAAATATCCTCGTGGGGCTGGCCAATCTCGGACTTGCCCGTGTTCAGTCCCGCAAGGCCACGCCGTTTCGGGTCTTTTTCACCACCTGGAAGGTAGTTTTTAAGATTAAACTTGTTAAAGGGATTCGGGTCGCGCCCGCCACCGCCAAAGCTCGATGGACCACGGTAACCACCCTGGGATTCAACGGGAACACCACTCACCGTGTAGCCACCGCCACCACCAACACCCTTCATAATGTCAGTATCGTAACCACCACCTTCACCGCCCCCTCCTTGGCCGCCACCAAAGGGAAAGCCCCCTCCGCCGCCACCTGAGCCGCCGGTAAAACCGCCACCGTTTTGTGGAACGGCATTGGCTCTTGCTGCCGATCCCATGCCGTCACCAAAAACAGCGTTTTGTTTTTGCGCATCAACAGTCGGAACATTCAAGTCACTGCCATCCACTTTGCGAGTGCCAAAGTCCGCCTGGCTAAACCCACTGCCACTTCCGCGATTGACCTGTTGGCCACCGTTCAAGCCTCGGCAAAGAGGATCGTACTGAGCCGCGGGTCCACGACATTTCACACAAATGGGATTAGATGCATTCACCGGATCATTACAGTCGCCGTTAAAGACCGGCTGCTGATCAATATCAGGGAATCCTGTGTTTTGTGCCGTCGCGGCCTTCTCGCACATCTCGGCAAACTTACTGGCCGCTGCACTTTGTACGGCCTGCTGACCCATCGCCGCCACATTGGCATTGTAGCTGGTACAGCGCTCACGACGACCATTGGCTGTCGCCAGCACTGATTGATAATTACCCTTCCAACTGGCAGGGCAGCGCTGGCCTTGGCCATTGTTCGCCCGCCAAACAGTATCTAGCTGATCGCAATCACGAAGGACTTGCTTATATTTGTTCTCCACCTTGCCACAACGATCTTCGCAGCTGCCTTTCTCAGTAAAGCACTTGGCTCCAAGGGCTGTGTTAGCAACCGCTCCACCCATACCGAGTTTTTTCATAAGTTCGCAGTTCTTGGCAATGCCGTCTGGATCATTGCCGTTACCACTCATGGCATAAACACCAAGAGCACCCATGGCCAGTGATCCAACGGCTGCCACCGAGCCCGCACTCGGACCACTTAAGCCCGAGACACATTGAATGGGATCATTACAACAGATCCGCGCCTTGTTCTGCGAGTCTTCACAGTAGTCACGGTCACTGTTCACTTCAGCTTCCTGGGGAAACCCAGCTGGAGGACCTTCGCCCACCTGCTGTTGCCCTGGTTGCTGTTCATCAGGATTTCTCGCCTGACTCGTCTCAGGTCGCCCATCAGCTCCACACTTAGGAATCCCTGACTGCTGAAGGGCCGTATTACCCTCTGGATAACAAGTGGGCTTTCCATCGGCGTCACACAAGGGAGAACCGGCACTGGCCTGCCTGACATCGTTCACACAAGAAGCTGTCGCCGCACCATTTCCCGGAGCCGCCGGATCCCCTGCCGCAGGATCTCCCACCGGCCTTGCCGCCGGCATTGGCGCCGCAATCGGCGCTGCCTTTTGGTTATCTGCACCATTGGGGCAGGCCATCCCAAATCGGCAATTAGCGTTACCACTACCGTCAACCTCTCCGGTCCTGGCTCCGCCAAACCGATCCCATTCAATAGGATCGGGAAACTGTACCTCATCCCATCCCACTCCATACCCAGACAGATTTTCGTAGTTCTCATTGTAGTGGACTACATTTGAGGTACTTAGTTTAAAGGAGGGGGTAAACGAACCATCTGGGTGGCGCTTTCCGCAGTGATTCAAATGCCTGTCGAACTCATAGGGACAGTGAAGACCCGGATCACCCTCTTCGGCCCAAGTCATGGGGGCCACCAAAAATGAGGTCGCCACAAGTAAACACACGGATTTCCAGGAAAACTCGGAAACAAGCTTCATATTTGTCCCACCCTTATTTGGGCCACGGCAGATATCCTGGCCCAAAGTCTTATCGACTGAGGGGACGCCTCACTTTAGAACAATCAGTGAACCAACTGCATTTAGTGAGTAATCAGCTTTTTCCGAATCAATTGCTGCCAAAGTGTTGCTCAAACAGGTTGTTGATTGACTTGGATTCACCGGGAAAGGTTTCTTCTACTGCGAACTCAAAAGCCCTAGGACTCTTCCGATGACCTGACCAGGACGATTTCGAAACCCTTGGCGCCTTCCGCCTAGTTCCGACCGAACTTGCGGCGGAATTCCATGAAATGGTCATAAAAGCTATTGGAATCTATTGCTTCGTTGAATCTGGAATTCAAATCAAATGGGCCCTCAAAGGTCTTGGATCCCTTCCAAAAGGTACCTCGGTGAAGTGCTGCAAAGTGGGGTTTATTCGCATTCAGCAACGTGAGCGCAGATCCGGAAGAAGTGCTGCCCGTATCTCCATCATGAATGAGTAACCCGGGATGGGACAAACTAGGATGACCAGCTGGGGGGTCAAAAAGTCTAAATGGCTCACAGTTCTTCTGAACAACAGTCTTTTTGTCGGAACTAAAACCCACAGTCATCACGACATTAGGCAAAGCCGTACGATCAAGCTTCTTAAATGGTAAAACAGGTACCTGTTTGTCTTTTGGGACGGCCATGGCTTGAGATTTGATTTCGTTCCAGTTCTGATCTAAAGGCCCCACCCGCGCGCCCACTCTTTCCCTAAGCTTAATAAATGCATAGTCCTTATTGGGATTGCGCTCCTCATCGTCAGTTCCAAACTCATAATCTTCAACATCGTAATACCGCCACTCATAGGCCTCATTCGAGTCCCTTCTCAATTCCCTTGGCACCCACACCTTCACCGTAAAAATAAACTTCTTGATTTCAGCATCACTCATGCGCCTGCCAGAAATCTTGTCTCTAAATGTGTGCGCTGTTGTAATCACCATGTCCCCATCCATGACCAACTGGCTCGATGACTGGCACGGAGTCTCATTCGATATCCTACATGCCTTATCCCGCCCATCGTAAAACATGGCTCCGACACCATAAAACATCTTATCCACATCAGTGGCCGTGCGGTCATAGGGCAACGGACAGCGGCTATCTCGGCCCATGATGGCCGCAGGAATCACCTGCCCAAACTGCTTCAGGTTTTTCGCCAGCCCTGGCGAGTTGTCGCAGCCCTCGGGATGATAGCCATCGACCGGCTCGGTCCAACGCAAGACTGCAGGGGTGAATTGACCACCGTAGATAGAGGACCCACCGTCACTAATAACGTAATCGCCCCGGCGGGAGCTCGCACTGCCTGCCGCTGTTGCCACTGATGGTAGTACTAGAGCGGAAATCAGATAGGTGGCAAAAACACAAACCAGGCGTCCCATCAATTCCGCCCCCACTTACGGCGAAACTCCATAAAGTGGTTGTAGAACGTGTTGCCATCGATGGCTTCGTTAAACCGGCGATTGATATTAAAGTCGCCTCGCTCAGGAAACCTAACTCCGTCGCCATACGTCCCGCGGTGCAAAGCTACAAAATGTGGCCGATCCCCCACCAGCATTGATAACGAGGACCCAGAGGATACCCCGAGAGTATCACCATCATGAGGCAGCAACCCTGGGTACCTTGCCCCTGGATGATTAGAACTAGGGTCGTAAAGCCCAAATGGCTCACAATTCTTCTGAACTTCCACCCCTTTATCATTGCTAAATCCGACGGTCATTACCACATTTGGCAATTTGGATCTATCCACTCTCTTGAAAGGAAGTGGTTGCGACAACCTACTCTCAGGTACTTCAATTCTCTGACTTCTAATCTCCCTCCAGTTAGAATCCAATGGACCTACCCTCTGCCCCACTCTTTCCTTTAGCTTTAGGAATACGTAATCTTTGTTTGGCTCTCTCTCCTCATCATTGGTTCCGAACTCATAATCGTCGATCTCATAGTAACGAAACTCATAGGGAATTCGTGGATCCTTCCTAAACTCCTCTGGTACCCAAACCTTCGTGGTAAACGTAAATTTCCTAATTTCCGCATCTGACATTCGACGGCCCGACTTGGAATCTCTAAATGTGTGCGCCGTCGAAATGACCATATCCCCATCCAGAATCAAATGGGCAGTAGACTGGCAAGGGGCGCCCACGTTAGTTTTACATGCCCCATCCCGCCCATCGTAAAACATGGCTCCGACACCATAAAACATCTTGTCCACATCAGTGGCCGTGCGGTCATAGGGCAAGGGACAGCGGCTATCTCGGCCCATGATGGCCGCAGGAATCACCTGCCCAAACTGCTTTAAGTTTTTCGCCAGCCCTGGCGAGTTGTCGCAGCCCTCGGGATGATAGCCATCGACCGGCTCGGTCCAACGCAAGACTGCAGGGGTGAATTGACCGCCGTAGATAGAGGACCCGCCATCACCAATGACGTAATCTCCTCGGCGGGAGTTCGCACTGCCGGCGGCAAGACTGGTGACAGAAATGGACAAGCCAACGACCAAAATCAGAACCAAAGCTAATGGCCCACAGCCCAGCAAAGACCGAAGAAAACGATCAAACCGGCGATAGATTTGGTCTACAGGTGATGGGACCTTGTTCATGCTTTGTGAGTCTTCCTTTAGTCCTGATTTCCTAGCTAAATCCGTACCAAATCAAAACGATTGAAGGGCCTCAAGCCCCCATCGCTTCGCCTTCAATATCGGGATTTTTCACGCACTTTTGGATTTCTTGGAAAATCGTCGATCAATTTGACGGTCCGGGGTCAAGACCCGCACCCTTGCTGTGATCTCGGCCTCAAGCCCTGAGGGCCCTGGACAGGAAAAACAGGTACCTCCTTGAACCCCGACCAGGTAGAATGATCCCATGAAAATTGAAGACACGTTGACGAGAGCCAGTGGGGCTCTTGACAAAAACTCAATTCGTTATGCTTTGATTGGCGGATTTGCTTTGGCAGCCCACCGTATCGTGCGGGCGACTGTAGATATCGATCTTCTGGTTGATGGAACCGACAAGGCACTTGTCAAAAGCAGTCTCGAGCAAGCGGGATTTCGCGTAGACTGTGAAACGACCGAAGTTCTTCATTTAAGTGGCCCAGGCCAGCTTGATATCCTATTTGCCAACCGACATCACTCCCAGCAGATGCTGGCACGAGCAAAGCCCATCAATAATTTCCCAGTTCCTGTTGTTGATGCCGAGGATTTGATTGGCCTTAAGATCCAGGCTTACAAGAACGCTCCCGAGCGTGAGTTCCAAGACAAGGCCGATATTCAGTCCCTAATGAAGACCTGCAAAGGCTTAGACCAAAACCGTATTGACGAATACGCCCGGATCTTTGATGAGCTCGAGTTCATTCAATCCTTGAGGACAATGCCATGACCTACGAAGAGTACATTGAGTTCTTGAAAGAAGTCTTCAAACTCATGGGCGGCGAACCTCCTCCCCGTCCTCGCCCGCCAGTGAAAATGCCCAACATCAAACTGTAAAAACCCCGGCTTCGGCCCCATCCAACTCTGATATCGGGTATCTGATATCTTGATATCCGATATCAGAATCCCCTGGGCCAACCCCGGCACCCCTCAGACTCTTCCGATTGCGCCGGTAAAAACCGCAGAGTCCTTCCCGACTGGACTTAAGGAGATTTCACTACTGAGGCGATGATCATTGCCCAAGCAATTGAACAGCAGTAAATTACTTTAATATCAATTATTTAAGTGCATTTTTGATGATGTTTAACTCACCAAATGCACTATTTTTGGTGATATTTAATTCACCATATAATTTACTTTTGGTGAATTATATGACACGATAATAGGATGAAGACAAAACGAAAGTCCACCCAAAACCAGAAGTCG
This is a stretch of genomic DNA from Pseudobdellovibrionaceae bacterium. It encodes these proteins:
- a CDS encoding DUF4160 domain-containing protein, translated to MLSTRHLKFKINENDHNPPHVHIEGGGASVRINLNTLEVMDSETGFSKSTLKKIIAAVTDLQDYLLDEWRERHD